In Caulobacter segnis ATCC 21756, the sequence ACCCAACTACCCTCGCTGCAAGGGTCCAGCGGCGCGACGACCGGCACCTTCAGCACGTCGAGCGGGCAGCAGGGTCTGTCTTCGTTCTCGCTGCGGGGCCTTGGCACGATCCGCACCCTGACGCTGCTGGATGGCCAGCGAGTGGTGCCGGCGAACGTCACCGGCGTTCCCGATATCAGCCTGTTCCCCCAGCTCCTGGTCGAGCGGGTCGACGTCGTCACCGGCGGCGCCTCGGCCTCGTACGGCTCGGACGCTGTCGGCGGCGTGGTGAACTTCATCACCAACAAGAAGTTCGTGGGCCTCAAGGCCAACGTCATGACCGGCGTCACGACCTATGGCGACAACCACCAATGGTTGGCCCAGGTCGCCGCCGGCAAGAACTTCATGGATGACCGTCTGCACGTGCAGGTCAGCGGCGAGTACGACTGGGAAGAGGGCGTCCCGGCGGGCGGCTTCGGCGAGGACGCGCCGGGTAGCCGTGACTGGTACACGACCGCCACGCTCGTCAATCGTGGGATCACCAACGACGGTTCGCCCCAGTATCTCTATCGCGAGCACGCCCAGGCCTATCAGTACACCAAGTACGGCCTGATCAGCTCGGGCCCGCTGCAAGGCACGGCTTTCGACATCAGCGGCAATCCGTTCCAGTTCCAGTACGGCGGCGGCGGCGTGCCGTCCAAGGCCGCTAACGGCGCGGTCAGCGGCTGCTATACGAACGGCGGTTTCTGCGTCGGCGGCGATCTGTCCGGCAATGTTGGCGTCGGCACTTCGCTGCAGTCGCGTATCAAGCGCCTGAATACCTACACCCGCGTGGGCTTCGATCTCGACGCCAACAACGAGATCTACGCCACCTTCAACGCCGCTCGCGTGGAGAGCAGCAATCAGCCCAACCCGGGCGCGGCGACAACCGGCCTGACGATGTCGTGCTCGAACCCGTATCTACCGGCTTCGGTGGTCGCGGCCTGCGCCGCGAATGGCATCACGACCTTCACCTTCGGCACGAGCAATGCGCTGCTGCCGCGGAACATCTCGGTCCACCCGACGCGGACCCAATATCGTGGCGTGATCGGCGCCGATGGCAAGTTCAGCGCTCTGGGCACGGAATGGCGCTACGACGCCTATTTCGAGCACGGCGAGAACACGACGAACATCCACGTCAACGACATCCTGCTGACGCCGCGCTATCGGGCCGCGGTTCAGGCGACGCTTGTCAATGGTCAGATCGTCTGCGCCGACCCGGTCGCCCGCGCCAACGGCTGCGTGCCCATCAACATCTTCGGCGGGCAGCGTCCGAGCGACGCCGCCCTGGCCTATATCACCCCCAAGAACGGCCCCTATCAGCACTCCGTGCAGAAGCAGGACGTCGCCAGCATCAACTTCAGCGGCGAGCCCTTTGCGTTGCCGGCCGGGCCGGTCTCGCTGGCGTTCGGCGGCGAGTGGCGCAAGGAGCAGTACCACGTCCAAGGCGACCCCTACGGCGACGGCAACACGGACTCTCCGAACACCGCCGACTATCCGGCCGATCCGATCCTGAATGCCGCGGGCGCCAACTGGTTCGCCGGCAACTACCACTCGGGCGCGGGCAAGTATTCGGTGAAGGAAGCCTATGCCGAAGTGAACCTGCCGCTGGTCAATTCCGATGCGGTGGGCAGGGCCAACCTCAACATGGCCGGTCGCTGGACCGACTACAGCACCTCCGGCACGGTCTACACGTGGAAGATTGGCGCGACCTGGGACACGCCGATCGACGGCGTCCGCCTGCGGGCCGTCACCTCGCGTGACGTCCGCGCGCCGAACCTGTCGGAGCTGTTCGCCGCGCCGGTGACCACAACGTTGCCGAACTTCACCATTCCGTCGAACGGCAAGCCTCCGGCTGGTCAGCCGTCCAGTGGTTCGCTGACCGTGCTGCAGAATGTCGTGGGCAACCCGGACCTGAAGCCGGAAATCGCCAAGAACGTCACCATCGGCGCGGTGCTCTCGAACCCGCAATGGCTGCCGGGCTTCAGCGTCTCGGTCGACTGGTACAACATCGTCCTCAACGGCGGCATCTCCAGCCTGGGCGCTCAGCAGATCGTCAACTTCTGCTATGCGGGCCTCACCCAGTTCTGCGGCGCCTTCAACCTCAATCCGCCGTCGGCCTTCGTCAATTCGCAGACGTTCAATCTGGCGTCTATCAAGACCAGCGGCTTTGATATCGAGAGCAGCTACCGCTTTGAGCTGCCCAGCGTTCCGGGCCGCTTCACGATCCGCGGCCTGGCCACCAACGTCCACAAGTTCGTGACCAACCCCGGCATTCCCGGCGCGGTCGCTGTCGACTCGGCCGGCCAGAACTCGGGCGCGACGCCGGACTGGAAGGTCCTGGCCGTTCAGTCGTGGGATAACGACCGCTTCGCCATCAGCGTTCAGGAGCGCTGGTTCAGCGACGGCCGGTTCGGCGGCACCACGACCGAGTACGTCGAGTGCAAGCCCGGCAGCTGCCCCGTCTCGACCGGCAGCCGGCCGACCATCGACTACAACCACATGAGCGGCGCGACCTATGTCGACGTCAGCGCCTCGTACAAGTTCGGCAACGGCCTGCAGCTCTACGGCAAGGTCGACAACCTGCTGGACCGCGATCCGACCCCGTCGCCGCAGACCAACACGGGCCTCGATGCGAACCCGGCGCTCTACGATCTGCTGGGCCGCTTCTACCACTTGGGTCTCCGCTACAGCTTCTAGGCCTTTCGCAGCCGCTGTTTACCTCCCCCCTGGGCGGCGCCGCCCGGGTCTTGTGTCCGCCTTCGGCGGAAGCAGGACCCGGGCGTTTTCTTTTGATCGCGACATTGGCGACGAAGGCAACGGGCGCCCCCGCGCCCGAAGCGCGAGGGGCGTGCAGGCCATCCAAGTCCGATGAACCGTTTATGGCTGCGCTTCGTTGTAGAGCCGGCCGAGAGGTTCGGCCGACTAGGGGGCGGTTGCGTGACGCTGCAGCAGGGACTTTCATTCGGCTTGATCGGGGCGACGGTGCTCTGCTTTCTGTGGGGGCGTTGGCGCTACGATCTGATCGCGCTGGGCGCCCTGGCGGTGGGCGTGGTGACCGGCCTGATCCCGGTGAAATCGGCCTTCGACGGCTTTTCCAACGACATCGTCGTGATCATCGCCAGCGCGCTGGTGCTCAGCGCGGCCGTTTCCCGTTCCGGGCTTGTCGATCGTTTGATGGCGCCGCTGCTTCCGCGTCTTGTCAGTGAGCGCAGCCAGGTTCCGGTGCTCGTCACGGTGACCACGCTGTTGTCGATGATGACCAAGAACGTCGGCGCTTTGGCCTTGATGATGCCGTCGGCTTTGCAGATCGCCAAGCGGACGGGCGTCTCGCCGGGGCGTCTCCTGATGCCGATGTCGTTTGGATCGCTGGTCGGCGGCTTGGCGGTGCTGGTGGGCACGTCGCCGAACATCATCGTCTCGGAAGTCCGGGGGCGCGCGCTGGGCGAGCCCTTCCGCATGTTCGACTTCATGCCGGTGGGGGGGAGCCTCGCCGTGCTCACGATTATCTATTTGGCCGTGGCCTACCGCTTGCTGCCCAAGCACAGAACGGCGGCGATTGACGTGGATGCGGCCTTGGCCGCGAACGCCTATGTCACGGAGGTAGAAGCGCCGGAAGGTTGGCGTTTCGCAAGCGGAAGGGTCGCCGATCTTCGCGCCGCCGCCGAAGGGGCCGTGAGCGTGGTGGCGATCCTGCGGGGTCGCAAGCGGATGGCCTCGCCCCACGCCAACCGCCGCATCCTGCCGGGAGACCAGCTTTTGCTGGAGGGCGAGCAGCAGGCGCTCAACGAACTGATCGTCAAGGCGGGTCTCAAATTGACCGACGCCGACCGGCCCGTCGTCATGAACGAGCCCACCGAAGAGGTCCGGGTCGTCGAGGCCGTTATCGGCGCGGAATCCGACCTGATCGGCCATACGGCGCGCAGTCTGAAGCTGAACGAAGCTCACGGCGTCAATCTGCTGGGCGTCAGCCGCAGCGGCTATCGGATGGCCGGACGACTGGCCACGGTGCGCCTGAAGGCCGGAGATATCCTGGTCCTGCAGGGGGCGGAGCAACAGCTGCCGCTGGCCCTATCCGCCTTGGGATGTCTGCCGCTGGCGGAACGCGAAGTGCGCCTGGGCGGCGCTCGTCATATCTTGCTGCCGACGGGTATCCTGATCGTGGCCATGCTCCTGGTCGCGTTTGGCGTTCTGCCGGCGGCGGTTGGCTTCTTCGGCGCGGCGGTGCTCGTGATCGCGACCGGCGCCTTGCGTATGCGTGAAGCTTACGCCGCGCTCGAAGGGCCGGTGCTCGTGCTTGTCGCGGCCATGATCCCGGTCAGTGACACGGTCCAGTCCACCGGCGGCGCCGATCTGATCGCGGGCTGGCTGTCGGGCGCGTTTCATGGTCTTCCGCCACTGGTGACCCTGACCGCGATGATGGCCGTGGCGATGGCGGCGACGCCGTTCCTCAACAACGCCGCCACGGTGCTGATCGTCGCGCCGATCGGGATGGGATTGGCCGAGCGCCTAGGGCTCAGTCCGGACCCCTTCCTGATGGCGGTGGCGGTCGGCGCGGGCTGCGATTTCCTCACGCCGATCGGGCACCAGTGCAACACCCTCGTCCTGGCGCCGGGCGGCTACAGGTTCGGCGACTACGCCCGCCTTGGCGCACCGCTGACCGTGATGATCCTGGTGGTGGCGCCAGCGCTCATCGCATTCTTCTGGCCGTTCGTGCGCTGACTAAAGCCAGGAATAGATCGCGCGAGGAATGTAGAAACCGCGCTTGTTCAGGATCGCGCCGGTGACGTCGCCGGCGGCGCCTTCGATGCGCTCGATCATGTTCCGCGCCACCGCCGCGCGGGTCGCCTCGGCCTCGATCACGACGAGGTTCATGTCGACGAGCGGCGCGAAGATCAGGCTCGCCGAGGACCGCTCCAGCGCCGGGCAGTCGACCAGCACCACGTCGTAGTTTCGGCGCGCCTCGCGGAAGAAGGTCTCCCACTCGGTTTCGCTCAGCGCGTGCGAGCCCGCGCCCATCGGCAGGGTGATATGGAGGCTCGTGCCTTTCACGCCGATACGGTCGGCCGAGACGCGCGAGAGCTTGGCGCCGCTCTCCGCGAAGGCCTGGATGGCGGAGTCCTCCACCGTCGGTTCGATGTCGACGAACAGCACGCGCTTGGCGTTGGCCGTGGCCGCCATCATGGCCAGGTCCATCAGGAGGCTCGAGACGCCTTCGCCACCATTGGCGGCGACCAATTGCATGACGCGACCTGGACCGGGCGCGACGCTTGTGAGGAGCCGTAGCAGCAGCTTGGCGTCGTCATAGCCCAGGAACGACGCGCGACTGACGGAGCCAGGCTGTCCGCGCCGTCGAGCGGCGACCTTGTCGTCGGCTGACACGGTCAGGACGACCGGGACGTCAAGCTTCTGCTCCACATCCCGGGGCGTGATCATCACGTCCGAGAAGGCGGACGAGATGACGATCACCGCGACCGCCGTGGCCACGCCGAGGGCCAGGCCGGCCAGGAGCAGAACCATGCGCCCGCTCGACCCCTTCACGGGCGGATCGGCGGCCTGGACGATGCGGACATTCGCCTTCGCCTTGGACAGAGTGTTCGCCAAGCCCGTGTCCTGGGCCCGTTTGGCCAGTTCGCCAAAGCCGTCCTCGAGCATGCTCCGCTGGCGCATTAGCTCGCGATACTCCGGCCCGATCTGGACCAACTCGGCGAGGCGGGTCGTGACGGCCTGGAGATCGCGGGCGGCCTGTCCGCGCGCGAGACGCAGACCCGTCAGGTCTCCGACGCTGTCGGCCAGCTCCGTATCGAGCTGCTGATGGACCGGATTGACGCCGCGTCGCACCGCTACGACCTGCTGTTGCGGCGCGGCGCGGATCTGCGCCTGCACCTCGGCGATCTTCCGGTCGAGATCGACGATCAGCGGATAACCTTCGACGTAACGCGCCGCGGCTTGGCGGCGCTGGTTCTGCAGGTCGAGCAGCGTGCGGGTTAGGTCGTCCAGTTGCTGCGAGCGGCCCTTGTCGTTGGAGATCTCCACCTCGGGCGGCGCTGACTTGAGCCACTTGGACAGAACCGACACGCGGCCGCTTCGGGCCGCGAGCTGCTGGTCCAGAACCTGGATCTGGCTGGCGAGCGAGGCCTGTTGCGTCTGCACCGTCGTCAGTTCGGTCGGATAGTCTCCGAAGCCGTGATCGACGGAGAAGCGCAGCAGCTTCTCCTCGACCTGCTCCAGGCGCTTGTTCAGCTGGTCACGCTGGGCGTTCACCAAGGACGGATCGGCTTGTTCGAAGATCAGCCGCCGGCGCTCGATATAGAGTTTCACCAAGGTGTTGAGCAGGTCGGCGGCCACCTGCGGATCTGCGCTTTGGAGGCTGATCTCGATGACGTTCGACTGCGGGATATTGACGATGTCGAGGTCTTTGGACAGCTGATCGGCCGCCTTGTCCAAGCCCTTGGGCTCGTTGGCCAAGGAGGGATAGGCGCGGGCCAGGCCGATCTTGCGGATCGCCTGGATCCGCAATTCCTTGGCCGACAGGATTTGAATCTCGGCCTGCACGATCTGGGCGCGGTCAAAGCTGAGGCCCTGGGCCCCGCCGCTCAGATCGCTGCGGAAGACGTAGTCGTCGCCGAGCAGGATCAGCAGGCGTGACTGAGCCGTGTAGATCGGATGGGCCATGAAGATGGCGATCACGGCCAACGCGACCGGGATCAAGAAGCCAAGCAGGGCCTCGACCCGATAGTAGAACACGGGCGTGAGCAATTCGCGCACCGTCAGGGGCGAGCGAATGCGTCCTTGCCCCCCTCGGGCGTACGCGCCTTGCTCTATCGCCGCGGTGTTCATTGTTGCGGAGGGCTTCAACTCTGCGACCGCGTAAGCGCGCCGTTAGTTTGGTCGATAACGGCGCAGGACTTAATAAACACTGACATGATCGCGCGGGAGACGGATCATCCGGCCGAAAACGACCCGTTTTGAGCAAAATCGTTGTTATGCAAGAGCTTCCAATACATGCGGCGCCGCCATTTGCCGCAAGCTCTGAGGAGGGCGGCAACCAAATCCTAACGCCCTTCCGCCACTTACGTTTACCAAGGCCGCGCCGTTGCGCGACTAAGGAGGTTGGTTTGTCCGCCTGGCTGCGTGTCTTCTCGCTTTCCGTCGCCTTGGCGGCCGCCGGCTGCGCCGCGACGCCCGCGCCGAACCAGCGTGACATGGCGGGCGGCGGGGGGGCGACTTTCGCCTCCTGGACCAGCGAGGACTATCGCTATCGCATCGGCCCGGGCGACGAGCTTTCCGTCCGGTTCGTTATCAATCCGGATCTCAATGCGACCGTGGTCGTCGGGCCTGACGGTCGCGGCGTCTTTCCCCTGATCAGCGCTCAAGACGTCGCCGGACTGACAGCCGAAGAGGCCAACGCCCTGCTGAGCCGCGCTTACGCGACCGTGCTGCGCGCGCCCCAGGTCGAGACGTTGGTGGCCGGCTACGGCGCCTCTCAGATCTATGTGGGCGGCGAGGTGCGCGATGCGGGCGTCAAGACGATCAAGGGACGCCTGACGGTGGCCCAGGCCGTCATGTCAGCCGGTGGTTTCCAAGAGACCGCGCGCACGGGGCGCGTGGTGGTCATCCGGCAGCGGCCGGGCGACCCTCGGCTGCTGATGCGGACCATCGACGTTCGCGACAATCTGAACGGCAGAGGCGGGGACGACTTCGCCGTCCTGCCGGGCGACCTGATTTTCGTGCCGCGCAGCGCGATCACCGAGGTCAATCGTTTCGTGCGTCAGTACGTGACCGGCGTCTTGCCGTTCAATTTCAACTACAGCATCAACCGCGGTACCCGCTACTAGCCTGACGGCGCGCCGAGGAGACGGATGTCCCGCTATCTGATCTCCGCTGTGGAGCAGGCCCTTTGGTCTTTGCTCAATTTCGGCGTCAATCTGCTGTTGATCCGCTTCGTCGCGCCCGACCAGTACGGCGCGTTCGTGTTCTGGGCGTCCTGCGGCTTCGTGCTGTCCAGTCTGCAGAACGCCCTGACCGTATGCCATCTGCAGGCGTTGGCGCCGGGCGGGGGGCTGGATCCCAAGCGGTTGCCCGTCGAGCGTCTGATGCACGGCGTCAACGCCATCTTTCTCCTGGTCGCGGCCTTGGCGTGCTTGGTCGGCGCCGTGGCGTGGCGGAGCGTCGACAGTCCATACGGCGCGCTGGCGGCCACCTTGTTCGTGCCAGCCTTTCTGTTGCAGCAATATCTGCGGGCGTTGGCGTTCTCGCGTGGACGTGCGGACGTGGCGACGGGGCAGACCGCTGGAGTCTTCGCCCTTGTGGCGCTCCTGCTGGGCGAAGCTCTGCTTCGGGGCGGAAAGCTCGACGCCGACGGCGTCCTCTGGCGCTTGGGCGTCGCCTACGGCTTGACCGGCGCCCTTGGCGCGGTCTGGGCCTTGCGGGGGCAGGGCGGCCGACTTCGCCGCTACGAGCTCAAGGCCTATGGCGACTATGTTCGGCAGTCCGGCTGGGTGTTCCTGGGGGTCTCGAGCACCGAACTTCTGACCCGGTTCTACGTGTTCGTCGTGGCGGGCTGGTTCGGCGCGGCGGCTCTGGCGGCCTTGTCGGCGACCCAGCAGCTGTTGCGGCCCGTCCCGCTGCTGGCGATGTCCTGGAGCATGGTGGCCCGCAACGATCTGGCTCGCCGCCGAGATCATGAGGCGTGGAGCGACTTCGTCCGGATCCTGGCGGTGGCGATGGGCGGCGGGCTGGTGGTCGCCGCGGCGTGGACCCTGATCCTGCACCTGGCCTGGCCGGCGATCGCCACGCACCTGTTCGCAGGCAAGTATCTGACCGACCGCTGGATGGTCGCTCTGTGGGGGCTGAGCGCGGCCTTCACCCTGGGGCAAACAGTGGTGAGCACCGGTCTCCAGGTGCTGCGAGCCTTCAAGCCTTTGGCGCTGGCCAACGGGGCGGCCTCCTTGGTGGCGGCCGGTGGAATCCTGCTGGTCATGCGCGGCCTTGGACCAGCCGGCGCCATCGTCGGGACGGCTGCGGGTCAGTTGCTGGAGCTGGCGGCCATGACCGCCATCCTGATGTCGATCACCGCGGCGAGACGGCGATCGGCGCCGCGCGAGGCCTAGGGGCGCGCGCCGCTCGTTCCGGGGGCGGCGCATGTCGCATGTCGATGTCGACGCCAAACAGCAGGATCAAGATCCCCAGCATGGCGTTGGCCGAGAAGTAGCTGCTCTCCATGAAATTGTGCACGAAGAAGATCATGGGGAAGACGCCCAGGAAGAGCGCGTGAGGCAGGGCGTCACGATATTCGGCGGTCGGATTTCTGAGGCTTTGGCGAATGAGGCCAAGTCCGCGGGCTATCCACCGGAGCAATAGAAGGAGCGCTCCGACCAGCCCTGGAGCGCCCACCGTGACCAACAGGTCGATGTAGCCGTTGTGGGATTGGTTGGTGTGGGTCTCGGCCGCGAACCAGAGGTCGGTCTGCAAGCTCGGTTGCACGGCGGGGTTCACGTCCCAGAAGGAGCCGAAACCTTGGCCTCTCATCGGATGTTCGACGAATTGGTTGAGGGCGAACATCCAGACCTCGGTGCGGCGCGTGAAGTTCACGCTGCGGAGCGGCGCCATCGGGTCCTGTCCGATGGCGTAGCTCCAGGCGAGCCACCCAAATCCCATCGCAAGGAGAGCCGCCACGCCGAACGCCGCCGCCGCCCAGATCGCGCCGGCCCGCAGGCGCAGGCAAGCCAGTAAAAGGGGCGTCGCGGCCAACGCCGACAGAGCGATGGCCAGGCTGGTCTTCGACTTGCTGGCGATCAGCAGCGCCAGACAGCCGGCGAACATCGCGCCCCAGAAGAGGCGCGTCTTCAGTGTCTCGCCAAACAGGATGTAGGGCGTGATCACCAGCGAGCTCAGCAGCATCACCGAGCCCAGAGTGTTCTTGTGATTATGAATGGCCGCCAGGCCGATGTCGGTCATCGACAGGCCGGGTAGGGCGATCCAAGAGATAAGATCGATGACGATCATGATGGCGCAGGCGGTCGCGAGAGCCGCATGCATGCGCCGAGGCTCGCGGAGGCCCGCCACCAGGGCGATGCTGACCACCACATTGATCAAATAGAGAATGAAACGGCGGTTCGAGACTGTCGGATCGATGGCCCAGCGCGTTGTGGCGCCGAACCAGACGAACAGCAGGAGCAGCGGCCAGACCCGAAGGCTAAGAGCCAGCACCTCGCTGCGTCGGAACCACATGATCGGCAGGGTCAATCCCAGCACGCCCAGCCAGATCATTCGGTTGAGCGGCGACATCGGCGAAGCGCCCGACAGCGCATCGACCGTGACCTCGTGAGTATAGGGCGCGACACCGATCATCATGTAGAGCAGCATCAGGACCAGCACGAAGCCCGACCATCGCGAGAGACGGTCATTCAGGCGCGCCGACGCGGCCGCGCGTTCTTCGCGGCGCAGAGCGCGCCAGGCCTCGAGCGTGGCGCCGGCGCGTCGCTCTTCAGCCATGGGCGTTTGCGCTTCCCAACCCAAGCCATCGGGCCAGGACATCCCGCAGTCCCAGCGCCAAGCCATAGAAGCCGCGCATATAGCGACGCCAGAGCCTGCGAGGCTCCTTGACCAGGCGGTAGAGCCACACGAAGCCCGAATGCTCCAGAACAGCGGGCGCGGGATCGGAATCGCCCGTCAGAACGTGCAACGAACTGCCGATGCAAAGACCCAGGCCCGTGCTGCGGCCGTCGGCGATGATGTGGCCGCACAGAAGCTCCGACTGGGGCGGCCCCATGGCGACGAAGATGAAGCGGGCGGGATTTGCGACGATGAAGGCGACCGTTTCGGCGATCGCGGCCGGATTGTGGATCATGCCCATCGGGGGCACGTGCTGGACAAGGTTCTTCAGGCCGTACTGCTGGCGCAGTTTGTCGGCCAGGGCCGGAGTGCCGCCGATCACGGAAAGCGGGGTGTCGGGGCCTATGACCCGCTCGAACAGCTCGCGGACCACATAGGCGCCCGGCGCGAAGCGCAGGCGAAGGCCGCCAAGCAGAGCGGTTCGGCCCACGACACGGCTGTCGTTGGTGCTGATCCAGGCGGCGTCGCTGATCGCGCGGAACCGAGGATCACGGCGCCGCAGATAGGCATGCTCGGCGTTGGGCGTGACGAAAGTCGTGAAGGGGGCTTGGGGCGACCGAGCCGCCAGGGCGTCGACGGTCTGTTCCACTGTCAGCGGCGTGAAGCGGAGGCCCGCGAAGCGCACCTCGGGCCAAGATTGGGGCGCGTCGGATACCGCCGTGGCGCTTTGGGAACCGGACATTAAGAGAGCCTGCCGCAGAGGGGCGTTATAGGAACAGCGCCGATTGGCGCCATACTTGAGTATGCGGGCTCCACCTTTACGTTCGGTTCCCGTTTTGAGGCAGTCTTGAAATCCGCTCACGCCATAAAGCGACTGATGGACATCGGCGTCTCCGCCGCGCTGCTGGCTCTTCTTGCGCCGCTGCTGCTGCTGGTCGCCGTTTTCGTCAAGCTGACCTCGAAGGGGCCGATCTTCTACGCCTGCCATTGGGTGGGGCAAGGCGAGCGATCCTTCACGGGATACAAGTTCCGCACGATGGTCTCCAACGCCGAGGCCATGGAGGCGGAGCTCCAGGACCGCAACGAAATGCGCGGTCCGGCCTTCAAGCTGACCAACGACCCGCGCGTCACGTCGATCGGCAAGGTGCTGCGCAAATACAGCCTGGATGAGCTGCCCCAGCTCTGGAGCGTGCTGATCGGAGATCTCAGCCTCGTAGGACCTCGCCCGCCGCGCGCTCACGAATACGCCCAGTTCACCGAGTTCCAGAAGCAGAAGCTGGCGGTCAAGCCTGGCATCACCTGTCTCTGGCAGGTCGAAGGGCGCCACCGGATCAATGACTACGACGACTGGGTCGAGCGCGATCTGGACTATATCCGTCGCTGGTCCCTGTGGCTGGACATCCAGATCCTGGCGCGGACGGCCGTCGTCGTCTTCCGAGGGACAGGCGTCTGATGTCCGATACGCCCATCGCCGTCAGCGTCGTGGTTCTGAGCTACGACCGTGTCCACCTGCTTGAGCGGACGCTCGTCAACTGCCTCAAGCCCGATGTGTCAAACGGCGTTCCGTTCGAGATCGTCGTTGTCGACAATCATCCCGATCGTTTGGCCCAGCCGCTGGTTTCGCGTCTGGCTGAAGGCGGCGCGCCGATCCGCTACTTCGCAGACGCCCGGCGTAACGTGTCGATTGTCCGCAACGTCGGCATCAAGGCCGCCTTGGGGCGCTACGTCGCCTTTATCGACGACGACGAGGCGCCGGACGCCAACTGGCTTTCCGAGCTGCACGCCTGCCTTGAGCGCACCGGCGCCGACGCCGCGTTCGGGCCCAAGTATCCCGTGTTCGAGGCCGGGCGGCCGCCAGCCTGGGATCCCGAGGGCTGGCGCTACACGCTGGACTATCGCGAACCGGCCGACACGCCGATCCATCTGTTCGGCCGTCTCCGTAAAAAGGGTAAGGGCCTCGGCAGCGGCAACGCCGCCTTCCGCATGGCCACGTGCTT encodes:
- a CDS encoding polysaccharide biosynthesis/export family protein, with amino-acid sequence MSAWLRVFSLSVALAAAGCAATPAPNQRDMAGGGGATFASWTSEDYRYRIGPGDELSVRFVINPDLNATVVVGPDGRGVFPLISAQDVAGLTAEEANALLSRAYATVLRAPQVETLVAGYGASQIYVGGEVRDAGVKTIKGRLTVAQAVMSAGGFQETARTGRVVVIRQRPGDPRLLMRTIDVRDNLNGRGGDDFAVLPGDLIFVPRSAITEVNRFVRQYVTGVLPFNFNYSINRGTRY
- a CDS encoding TonB-dependent receptor plug domain-containing protein, which codes for MSAVGSTRGGSSFLSALLATSAFATIVAGGAAHAQAAQTPPSPGSDDSVVTEIIVTGSRIRSEGFTAPTPTQMLGTADLERAAQPNIFTAITQLPSLQGSSGATTGTFSTSSGQQGLSSFSLRGLGTIRTLTLLDGQRVVPANVTGVPDISLFPQLLVERVDVVTGGASASYGSDAVGGVVNFITNKKFVGLKANVMTGVTTYGDNHQWLAQVAAGKNFMDDRLHVQVSGEYDWEEGVPAGGFGEDAPGSRDWYTTATLVNRGITNDGSPQYLYREHAQAYQYTKYGLISSGPLQGTAFDISGNPFQFQYGGGGVPSKAANGAVSGCYTNGGFCVGGDLSGNVGVGTSLQSRIKRLNTYTRVGFDLDANNEIYATFNAARVESSNQPNPGAATTGLTMSCSNPYLPASVVAACAANGITTFTFGTSNALLPRNISVHPTRTQYRGVIGADGKFSALGTEWRYDAYFEHGENTTNIHVNDILLTPRYRAAVQATLVNGQIVCADPVARANGCVPINIFGGQRPSDAALAYITPKNGPYQHSVQKQDVASINFSGEPFALPAGPVSLAFGGEWRKEQYHVQGDPYGDGNTDSPNTADYPADPILNAAGANWFAGNYHSGAGKYSVKEAYAEVNLPLVNSDAVGRANLNMAGRWTDYSTSGTVYTWKIGATWDTPIDGVRLRAVTSRDVRAPNLSELFAAPVTTTLPNFTIPSNGKPPAGQPSSGSLTVLQNVVGNPDLKPEIAKNVTIGAVLSNPQWLPGFSVSVDWYNIVLNGGISSLGAQQIVNFCYAGLTQFCGAFNLNPPSAFVNSQTFNLASIKTSGFDIESSYRFELPSVPGRFTIRGLATNVHKFVTNPGIPGAVAVDSAGQNSGATPDWKVLAVQSWDNDRFAISVQERWFSDGRFGGTTTEYVECKPGSCPVSTGSRPTIDYNHMSGATYVDVSASYKFGNGLQLYGKVDNLLDRDPTPSPQTNTGLDANPALYDLLGRFYHLGLRYSF
- a CDS encoding lipopolysaccharide biosynthesis protein encodes the protein MSRYLISAVEQALWSLLNFGVNLLLIRFVAPDQYGAFVFWASCGFVLSSLQNALTVCHLQALAPGGGLDPKRLPVERLMHGVNAIFLLVAALACLVGAVAWRSVDSPYGALAATLFVPAFLLQQYLRALAFSRGRADVATGQTAGVFALVALLLGEALLRGGKLDADGVLWRLGVAYGLTGALGAVWALRGQGGRLRRYELKAYGDYVRQSGWVFLGVSSTELLTRFYVFVVAGWFGAAALAALSATQQLLRPVPLLAMSWSMVARNDLARRRDHEAWSDFVRILAVAMGGGLVVAAAWTLILHLAWPAIATHLFAGKYLTDRWMVALWGLSAAFTLGQTVVSTGLQVLRAFKPLALANGAASLVAAGGILLVMRGLGPAGAIVGTAAGQLLELAAMTAILMSITAARRRSAPREA
- a CDS encoding SLC13 family permease, with protein sequence MTLQQGLSFGLIGATVLCFLWGRWRYDLIALGALAVGVVTGLIPVKSAFDGFSNDIVVIIASALVLSAAVSRSGLVDRLMAPLLPRLVSERSQVPVLVTVTTLLSMMTKNVGALALMMPSALQIAKRTGVSPGRLLMPMSFGSLVGGLAVLVGTSPNIIVSEVRGRALGEPFRMFDFMPVGGSLAVLTIIYLAVAYRLLPKHRTAAIDVDAALAANAYVTEVEAPEGWRFASGRVADLRAAAEGAVSVVAILRGRKRMASPHANRRILPGDQLLLEGEQQALNELIVKAGLKLTDADRPVVMNEPTEEVRVVEAVIGAESDLIGHTARSLKLNEAHGVNLLGVSRSGYRMAGRLATVRLKAGDILVLQGAEQQLPLALSALGCLPLAEREVRLGGARHILLPTGILIVAMLLVAFGVLPAAVGFFGAAVLVIATGALRMREAYAALEGPVLVLVAAMIPVSDTVQSTGGADLIAGWLSGAFHGLPPLVTLTAMMAVAMAATPFLNNAATVLIVAPIGMGLAERLGLSPDPFLMAVAVGAGCDFLTPIGHQCNTLVLAPGGYRFGDYARLGAPLTVMILVVAPALIAFFWPFVR
- a CDS encoding GumC family protein, whose protein sequence is MNTAAIEQGAYARGGQGRIRSPLTVRELLTPVFYYRVEALLGFLIPVALAVIAIFMAHPIYTAQSRLLILLGDDYVFRSDLSGGAQGLSFDRAQIVQAEIQILSAKELRIQAIRKIGLARAYPSLANEPKGLDKAADQLSKDLDIVNIPQSNVIEISLQSADPQVAADLLNTLVKLYIERRRLIFEQADPSLVNAQRDQLNKRLEQVEEKLLRFSVDHGFGDYPTELTTVQTQQASLASQIQVLDQQLAARSGRVSVLSKWLKSAPPEVEISNDKGRSQQLDDLTRTLLDLQNQRRQAAARYVEGYPLIVDLDRKIAEVQAQIRAAPQQQVVAVRRGVNPVHQQLDTELADSVGDLTGLRLARGQAARDLQAVTTRLAELVQIGPEYRELMRQRSMLEDGFGELAKRAQDTGLANTLSKAKANVRIVQAADPPVKGSSGRMVLLLAGLALGVATAVAVIVISSAFSDVMITPRDVEQKLDVPVVLTVSADDKVAARRRGQPGSVSRASFLGYDDAKLLLRLLTSVAPGPGRVMQLVAANGGEGVSSLLMDLAMMAATANAKRVLFVDIEPTVEDSAIQAFAESGAKLSRVSADRIGVKGTSLHITLPMGAGSHALSETEWETFFREARRNYDVVLVDCPALERSSASLIFAPLVDMNLVVIEAEATRAAVARNMIERIEGAAGDVTGAILNKRGFYIPRAIYSWL